A genomic region of Paralichthys olivaceus isolate ysfri-2021 chromosome 18, ASM2471397v2, whole genome shotgun sequence contains the following coding sequences:
- the dnajc21 gene encoding dnaJ homolog subfamily C member 21 isoform X3 — MKCHYEVLGVKRDAGDDDLKKAYRKLALKWHPDKNLDNAEDAAEKFKLIQAAYDVLSDPQERAWYDNHREALLKGGVSGDYEDDSIDLLQYFTVTCYSGYGDDDNGFYTVYRNLFESIVKEEMEHVKVEDEEEDFPPFGDSKSDYDTVVHVFYGYWQSFCTRKNFAWKEEYDTRQASNRWEKRAMEKDNKKTREKARKERNELVRQLVSFVRKRDRRVQAHRKLVEEQNAEKIKKVEELRRKQKLSQAKLAEEYKEQSWASMSELEKELQQIEAQYGEEFGDVSESEEEEQDVDTQEKNSEEGGEQPDEDELTIEYYDDLYCPACDKLFKSDKAMQNHEKSKKHREMVVLLRQQLEQEEDSLGLNVNGREGGNEDNDPEEEEEEEEEKPRQKLSKKQKRKKKQKEVVHQSPPEEEEEEEKEKPTQTTCEEDAPDTSADPTEPEKEDDPPPTEVKSAGKTKGKKGGGKDKTKNVKSNTGGDEVPEEANLRCGTCNYEFPTRNKLFDHLKTSGHATALSANASHSATSKSKKDKRKNR; from the exons ATGAAGTGTCACTACGAAGTGTTGGGCGTGAAACGAGACGCGGGAGATGACGATTTAAAGAAAGCGTATCGTAAGCTAGCGCTGAAATGGCATCCAG ATAAGAACTTGGACAATGCTGAGGATGCAGCAGAGAAGTTCAAGCTGATTCAGGCGGCTTATGATGTCCTGAGTGATCCACAGGAGCGAGCTTG GTATGATAATCACAGGGAGGCTCTGCTGAAAGGAGGAGTGAGTGGAGACTATGAAGACGACAGTATTGACCTGCTGCAGTACTTCACAGTCACCTGTTACTCTGGCTATggagatgatgacaat GGTTTTTACACAGTTTACAGGAATCTCTTTGAGTCCATTGTTAAGGAGGAAATGGAGCATGTCAAGgtagaagatgaggaagaggactTTCCTCCCTTTGGAGACTCGAAGAGTGACTATGATACC GTAGTGCACGTGTTTTACGGCTACTGGCAGAGCTTCTGCACTCGAAAAAACTTTGCCTGGAAGGAGGAGTATGACACGAGACAGGCGTCCAACCGCTGGGAGAAAAGGGCAATGGAGAAGGACAACAAGAAGACCAGGGAAAAGGCTCGAAAGGAGCGCAACGAGCTGGTGCGACAGCTGGTGTCTTTCGTTCGCAAACGTGACCGCCGCGTGCAGGCCCACAGGAAGCTGGTGGAGGAGCAGAACGCAGAGAAGATCAagaaggtggaggagctgaggcGGAAACAGAAGCTCAGCCAAGCCAA ACTGGCGGAGGAGTACAAGGAGCAGAGCTGGGCGTCCATGTCTGAACTCgagaaggagctgcagcagatcgAGGCTCAGTACGGAGAGGAGTTTGGAGATGTGTCAGAGAgcgaagaagaggagcaggatgTGGACACACAGGAGAAGAACAGTGAAGAGGGAGGAG AGCAGCCTGATGAAGACGAACTGACGATTGAATACTATGACGACCTGTACTGCCCAGCCTGTGACAAATTATTCAAATCAGATAAAGC AATGCAAAACCATGAAAAATCCAAAAAGCACCGGGAGATGGTGGTGTTGCTAAGGCAACagctggagcaggaagaggatTCACTAGGTTTGAACGTCaacgggagggagggaggaaatgaGGATAATGacccggaggaggaggaagaggaggaggaagaaaagccAAGGCAAAA GCtgtccaaaaaacaaaagaggaaaaagaaacagaaggaaGTCGTACAC CAGAGCCctccagaggaagaggaagaggaggagaaggagaaaccTACGCAGACCACGTGTGAGGAAGACGCCCCCGATACGTCTGCGGACCCGACAGAGCCTGAGAAGGAGGATGATCCCCCTCCCACAGAAGTCAAGAG CGCTGGGAAGACGAAgggaaagaagggaggaggaaaagacaaaACGAAGAATGTCAAgtcaaacacaggaggagacgaggTCCCTGAG GAAGCGAACCTTCGCTGTGGGACCTGCAACTACGAGTTCCCCACGAGAAACAAGTTGTTTGACCACCTAAAGACTAGCGGTCACGCCACCGCTCTCTCCGCAAACGCCTCACACAGTGCAACAAGCAAGAGcaaaaaagacaagaggaagaaCAGATAA
- the prlra gene encoding prolactin receptor a isoform X1: MMKNLSEVVLLLLLLFFSPYAQGTRYSPPEKPALTRCRSPEKETFTCWWEPGSDGGLPTTYALYYRKENSDTVYECPDYHTAGENSCFFNKNDTSIWVNYNITVVATNALGSTFSDPVDIDVVYIVKPNSPEEVVVTVMEDKGWPFLRVSWEPPNKADTRSGWITLIYELRIRLDGEDDWEMHLAGQQKMFNIFSLRSGGTYHVQVRCKPDHGFWSEWSSTFNVKVPDYFHREKSTWILITVFCAFIFLILTWLLHMNSHRSLKHCILPPVPGPKIRGFDKQLLKSGKSEEIFSALVVSDFPPITSSNCEDFLVEYLEVYIPEEQELMLEESKDLHDNCLKSEGSTYDNDSGRGSCDSHTLLMDKCRRSKEEGRLTDQEESPIEAQRHQKKWNEGPLAYSHDDIVSPDTSSGRVKTWPSVFSPLPQYSSLNQMSSLEKVKQHCLSDSLFPPSSSSSYLTQPGHDNNKEALGASYWDKQHRSLHPQTQALWQIQAHSEVNISNVGRKQAPVDLQPLALRPTEYVEVQRINEEDMVLLQPVMSDCGAGCPRPRQEDDYSKVQGVNNDNMLLLQREVAGHEAERCPCEDQEMNGAMDSCVLSSIVTQKPTACIDTGTPARDDTALAVSGYVDTATIFTTY, from the exons ATGATGAAGAACCTCTCAGAAGTGGtcctgctgttgttgctgctgttcttCTCGCCGTACGCACAGGGAACAC GCTACAGCCCTCCAGAGAAACCTGCTCTGACCAGATGTCGTTCTCCTGAAAAAGAGACCTTCACCTGCTGGTGGGAACCAGGATCTGACGGCGGCCTGCCCACCACCTACGCCCTGTACTATCGCAAAGAGAA CTCTGATACAGTGTACGAATGTCCCGACTACCACACAGCCGGGGAGAACTCCTGCTTCTTTAACAAGAACGACACGTCCATCTGGGTCAACTACAACATCACTGTGGTGGCCACCAACGCACTCGGCAGTACCTTCTCTGACCCCGTGGACATAGATGTGGTTTATATCG TCAAGCCGaattctccagaggaggtggtggtgacTGTGATGGAGGACAAGGGCTGGCCCTTCCTCCGGGTGTCATGGGAACCGCCAAACAAAGCGGACACCCGCTCCGGCTGGATCACTCTGATCTACGAGCTCCGCATCAGGTTGGATGGAGAAGATGATTGGGAG ATGCACCTTGCAGGACAACAGAAgatgtttaatattttcagtCTGCGGTCAGGTGGTACGTACCACGTCCAGGTGCGCTGTAAGCCCGATCACGGCTTTTGGAGTGAATGGAGTTCCACCTTCAACGTCAAAGTTCCCGACT ATTTCCATCGGGAGAAGTCAACGTGGATCCTCATCACAGTCTTTTGTgccttcatcttcctcatcctcacgTGGTTGTTACACATGAACAGCCACAG AAGTCTGAAGCATTGTATTCTGCCACCAGTCCCTGGTCCTAAAATCAGAGGATTTGATAAACAACTTCTAAAG AGTGGCAAGTCTGAGGAGATCTTCAGTGCACTGGTGGTGTCTGATTTCCCCCCGATCACATCGTCCAACTGTGAGGATTTTCTGGTGGAGTACTTAGAGGTGTACATCCCCGAGGAGCAGGAGCTGATGCTGGAGGAAAGCAAGGATCTGCATGACAACTGCCTCAAATCTGAGGGCTCCACGTACGACAATGACTCCGGCCGGGGCAGCTGTGACAGCCACACTCTGCTGATGGATAAGTGCAGAAGGTCAAAAGAGGAAGGGAGGCTAACAGATCAGGAGGAGAGTCCGATAGAGGCACAGAGGCACCAGAAAAAGTGGAATGAGGGCCCGTTGGCCTATTCTCATGATGATATTGTTAGCCCCGACACGTCCAGTGGTCGGGTGAAGACTTGGCCTtctgtgttttcacctctgccTCAGTACAGCTCGCTGAACCAAATGAGCTCGCTTGAGAAAGTGAAACAGCACTGCCTCTCTGACAGCCTGTTCCCCCCAAGCTCCTCATCCTCCTACCTAACCCAGCCGGGCCACGACAACAATAAGGAGGCTCTAGGAGCAAGCTACTGGGACAAGCAACATCGCTCACTCCATCCCCAGACACAGGCCCTCTGGCAAATCCAGGCCCACAGTGAGGTCAACATCTCCAACGTCGGCCGCAAACAAGCACCCGTTGATCTGCAGCCGCTTGCTCTCCGGCCCACTGAGTATGTTGAAGTCCAGAGGATCAATGAGGAGGACATGGTGCTCCTGCAGCCTGTCATGTCGGACTGTGGCGCCGGCTGCCCCCGGCCCCGCCAGGAGGATGACTACAGCAAGGTGCAGGGGGTGAACAATGACAACATGCTGCTACTCCAGAGAGAGGTGGCAGGACACGAGGCGGAGAGGTGTCCTTGTGAGGACCAAGAGATGAATGGAGCGATGGATAGCTGCGTCCTGTCATCCATCGTAACCCAGAAGCCTACAGCCTGCATTGACACTGGCACGCCAGCCCGGGATGACACAGCCCTGGCAGTGAGTGGCTATGTTGACACTGCCACCATATTTACCACTTACTAG
- the agxt2 gene encoding alanine--glyoxylate aminotransferase 2, mitochondrial → MYKVGSCLRGRAVPLSGTLRWRPPSSSTEFHLPAGALYQKTSPRHLPTDIPEMPPCSFKPEEYKGMSKERMMEIRRKNCNPMIMKVTSYKKPVFVHQGHMQWLWDVDGKRYLDLFAGVATVSVGHCHPRVTEAALQQLKRLWHTTNIYVYPPLHEYCEKLASHLPDPLKVVYLTNSGSEANELAMLMARLHTGNFDIITLRGSYHGGSPQTLGLTSNAAYKYPIAGASGCTNTMCPDVFRGPWGGSHCRDSPVQTIRDCGCAQGHCMANEQYIGQLKDTFATSVPSRIAAFFGEPIQGVGGAVQYPKNYLKEAYTLVRERGGVCIADEVQTGFGRTGTHFWGFQGHDVIPDMVTMAKGIGNGFPMGAVVTTPEIAVSFAKGVHFNTFGGNPMACAVASSVLDTIKEDGTQQISLNVGTYLMTELAKLRDKYEIIGDVRGKGLQIGVEMVKDKASRDPLPPEHVSEIFEDLKDMGVLIGKGGIFGQTFRVKPPMCITMEDADFFLAVFEKSVHNFMERR, encoded by the exons ATGTATAAAGTTGGGTCCTGTCTTCGGGGACGCGCTGTGCCTCTATCGGGAACGCTCCGCTGGCGACCGCCAAGCTCGTCCACAGAATTCCACCTGCCAGCTG GTGCATTATATCAGAAAACATCCCCCAGACACCTCCCCACAGACATCCCAGAGATGCCCCCATGCAGTTTCAAACCAGAGGAATACAAG GGAATGTCCAAGGAGCGGATGATGGAGATCCGCAGAAAGAACTGCAACCCAATGATCATGAAGGTTACCTCCTATAAGAAGCCAGTGTTTGTCCACCAGGGACACATGCAGTGGCTGTGGGACGTGGACGGGAAGCGATATTTGGATTTGTTTGCCGGCGTGGCAACAGTCAGCGTGGGCCACTGCCACCC GAGAGTAACAGAAGCTGCTCTGCAGCAGTTGAAGAGACTGTGGCATACGACCAACATCTACGTCTACCCTCCTCTGCATGAGTATTGTGAGAAACTAGCTTCCCACCTCCCAGATCCTCTGAAG GTGGTATATCTGACCAACAGTGGCTCAGAAGCCAATGAACTGGCTATGTTGATGGCTCGACTCCACACAGGCAACTTCGATATCATCACTTTGAG AGGATCTTACCACGGTGGCAGCCCACAAACCTTGGGTCTTACTTCCAACGCAGCTTATAAATATCCCATAGCCGGTGCTTCAGGCTGCACAAAT ACCATGTGTCCTGATGTGTTCAGAGGTCCCTGGGGAGGAAGCCACTGCAGGGACTCTCCGGTTCAGACCATCAGAGATTGTGGCTGTGCCCAAG GTCATTGCATGGCAAATGAACAATACATTGGACAGCTCAAAGACACCTTTGCTACTAGTGTTCCAAGTCGAATTGCTGCTTTCTTTGGGGAGCCCATCCAG GGAGTTGGAGGAGCTGTGCAGTATCCTAAAAACTACCTGAAGGAGGCTTATACacttgtgagagagagaggtggggtcTGCATTGCTGATGAG GTGCAGACTGGATTTGGACGAACAGGAACCCACTTCTGGGGTTTCCAAGGTCATGATGTCATTCCTGATATGGTTACAATGGCGAAAGGCATCGGTAATGGATTCCCAATGGGAGCTGTTGTTACAACACCAG AAATCGCAGTCTCGTTTGCCAAGGGCGTTCACTTCAACACGTTCGGAGGGAATCCCATGGCCTGTGCAGTCGCTTCATCAGTTCTTGAC ACAATCAAAGAGGACGGCACGCAGCAGATCAGCCTCAACGTGGGCACCTATCTGATGACGGAACTGGCAAAGCTCCGAGACAAGTACGAGATTATCGGGGATGTCCGTGGGAAAGGCCTGCAGATCGGTGTGGAAATGGTCAAAGACAAG GCCAGCAGGGACCCTCTGCCTCCTGAGCATGTAAGTGAGATCTTCGAGGACCTCAAGGACATGGGGGTCCTGATAGGGAAAGGAGGAATATTTGGACAG ACCTTCCGTGTCAAACCCCCCATGTGCATCACGATGGAAGACGCTGATTTCTTCCTGGCAGTTTTTGAAAAGTCCGTCCACAACTTCATGGAGAGAAGATGA
- the dnajc21 gene encoding dnaJ homolog subfamily C member 21 isoform X2 — protein MKCHYEVLGVKRDAGDDDLKKAYRKLALKWHPDKNLDNAEDAAEKFKLIQAAYDVLSDPQERAWYDNHREALLKGGVSGDYEDDSIDLLQYFTVTCYSGYGDDDNGFYTVYRNLFESIVKEEMEHVKVEDEEEDFPPFGDSKSDYDTVVHVFYGYWQSFCTRKNFAWKEEYDTRQASNRWEKRAMEKDNKKTREKARKERNELVRQLVSFVRKRDRRVQAHRKLVEEQNAEKIKKVEELRRKQKLSQAKLAEEYKEQSWASMSELEKELQQIEAQYGEEFGDVSESEEEEQDVDTQEKNSEEGGEQPDEDELTIEYYDDLYCPACDKLFKSDKAMQNHEKSKKHREMVVLLRQQLEQEEDSLGLNVNGREGGNEDNDPEEEEEEEEEKPRQKLSKKQKRKKKQKEVVHSPPEEEEEEEKEKPTQTTCEEDAPDTSADPTEPEKEDDPPPTEVKSAGKTKGKKGGGKDKTKNVKSNTGGDEVPEKEANLRCGTCNYEFPTRNKLFDHLKTSGHATALSANASHSATSKSKKDKRKNR, from the exons ATGAAGTGTCACTACGAAGTGTTGGGCGTGAAACGAGACGCGGGAGATGACGATTTAAAGAAAGCGTATCGTAAGCTAGCGCTGAAATGGCATCCAG ATAAGAACTTGGACAATGCTGAGGATGCAGCAGAGAAGTTCAAGCTGATTCAGGCGGCTTATGATGTCCTGAGTGATCCACAGGAGCGAGCTTG GTATGATAATCACAGGGAGGCTCTGCTGAAAGGAGGAGTGAGTGGAGACTATGAAGACGACAGTATTGACCTGCTGCAGTACTTCACAGTCACCTGTTACTCTGGCTATggagatgatgacaat GGTTTTTACACAGTTTACAGGAATCTCTTTGAGTCCATTGTTAAGGAGGAAATGGAGCATGTCAAGgtagaagatgaggaagaggactTTCCTCCCTTTGGAGACTCGAAGAGTGACTATGATACC GTAGTGCACGTGTTTTACGGCTACTGGCAGAGCTTCTGCACTCGAAAAAACTTTGCCTGGAAGGAGGAGTATGACACGAGACAGGCGTCCAACCGCTGGGAGAAAAGGGCAATGGAGAAGGACAACAAGAAGACCAGGGAAAAGGCTCGAAAGGAGCGCAACGAGCTGGTGCGACAGCTGGTGTCTTTCGTTCGCAAACGTGACCGCCGCGTGCAGGCCCACAGGAAGCTGGTGGAGGAGCAGAACGCAGAGAAGATCAagaaggtggaggagctgaggcGGAAACAGAAGCTCAGCCAAGCCAA ACTGGCGGAGGAGTACAAGGAGCAGAGCTGGGCGTCCATGTCTGAACTCgagaaggagctgcagcagatcgAGGCTCAGTACGGAGAGGAGTTTGGAGATGTGTCAGAGAgcgaagaagaggagcaggatgTGGACACACAGGAGAAGAACAGTGAAGAGGGAGGAG AGCAGCCTGATGAAGACGAACTGACGATTGAATACTATGACGACCTGTACTGCCCAGCCTGTGACAAATTATTCAAATCAGATAAAGC AATGCAAAACCATGAAAAATCCAAAAAGCACCGGGAGATGGTGGTGTTGCTAAGGCAACagctggagcaggaagaggatTCACTAGGTTTGAACGTCaacgggagggagggaggaaatgaGGATAATGacccggaggaggaggaagaggaggaggaagaaaagccAAGGCAAAA GCtgtccaaaaaacaaaagaggaaaaagaaacagaaggaaGTCGTACAC AGCCctccagaggaagaggaagaggaggagaaggagaaaccTACGCAGACCACGTGTGAGGAAGACGCCCCCGATACGTCTGCGGACCCGACAGAGCCTGAGAAGGAGGATGATCCCCCTCCCACAGAAGTCAAGAG CGCTGGGAAGACGAAgggaaagaagggaggaggaaaagacaaaACGAAGAATGTCAAgtcaaacacaggaggagacgaggTCCCTGAG AAGGAAGCGAACCTTCGCTGTGGGACCTGCAACTACGAGTTCCCCACGAGAAACAAGTTGTTTGACCACCTAAAGACTAGCGGTCACGCCACCGCTCTCTCCGCAAACGCCTCACACAGTGCAACAAGCAAGAGcaaaaaagacaagaggaagaaCAGATAA
- the dnajc21 gene encoding dnaJ homolog subfamily C member 21 isoform X1, with translation MKCHYEVLGVKRDAGDDDLKKAYRKLALKWHPDKNLDNAEDAAEKFKLIQAAYDVLSDPQERAWYDNHREALLKGGVSGDYEDDSIDLLQYFTVTCYSGYGDDDNGFYTVYRNLFESIVKEEMEHVKVEDEEEDFPPFGDSKSDYDTVVHVFYGYWQSFCTRKNFAWKEEYDTRQASNRWEKRAMEKDNKKTREKARKERNELVRQLVSFVRKRDRRVQAHRKLVEEQNAEKIKKVEELRRKQKLSQAKLAEEYKEQSWASMSELEKELQQIEAQYGEEFGDVSESEEEEQDVDTQEKNSEEGGEQPDEDELTIEYYDDLYCPACDKLFKSDKAMQNHEKSKKHREMVVLLRQQLEQEEDSLGLNVNGREGGNEDNDPEEEEEEEEEKPRQKLSKKQKRKKKQKEVVHQSPPEEEEEEEKEKPTQTTCEEDAPDTSADPTEPEKEDDPPPTEVKSAGKTKGKKGGGKDKTKNVKSNTGGDEVPEKEANLRCGTCNYEFPTRNKLFDHLKTSGHATALSANASHSATSKSKKDKRKNR, from the exons ATGAAGTGTCACTACGAAGTGTTGGGCGTGAAACGAGACGCGGGAGATGACGATTTAAAGAAAGCGTATCGTAAGCTAGCGCTGAAATGGCATCCAG ATAAGAACTTGGACAATGCTGAGGATGCAGCAGAGAAGTTCAAGCTGATTCAGGCGGCTTATGATGTCCTGAGTGATCCACAGGAGCGAGCTTG GTATGATAATCACAGGGAGGCTCTGCTGAAAGGAGGAGTGAGTGGAGACTATGAAGACGACAGTATTGACCTGCTGCAGTACTTCACAGTCACCTGTTACTCTGGCTATggagatgatgacaat GGTTTTTACACAGTTTACAGGAATCTCTTTGAGTCCATTGTTAAGGAGGAAATGGAGCATGTCAAGgtagaagatgaggaagaggactTTCCTCCCTTTGGAGACTCGAAGAGTGACTATGATACC GTAGTGCACGTGTTTTACGGCTACTGGCAGAGCTTCTGCACTCGAAAAAACTTTGCCTGGAAGGAGGAGTATGACACGAGACAGGCGTCCAACCGCTGGGAGAAAAGGGCAATGGAGAAGGACAACAAGAAGACCAGGGAAAAGGCTCGAAAGGAGCGCAACGAGCTGGTGCGACAGCTGGTGTCTTTCGTTCGCAAACGTGACCGCCGCGTGCAGGCCCACAGGAAGCTGGTGGAGGAGCAGAACGCAGAGAAGATCAagaaggtggaggagctgaggcGGAAACAGAAGCTCAGCCAAGCCAA ACTGGCGGAGGAGTACAAGGAGCAGAGCTGGGCGTCCATGTCTGAACTCgagaaggagctgcagcagatcgAGGCTCAGTACGGAGAGGAGTTTGGAGATGTGTCAGAGAgcgaagaagaggagcaggatgTGGACACACAGGAGAAGAACAGTGAAGAGGGAGGAG AGCAGCCTGATGAAGACGAACTGACGATTGAATACTATGACGACCTGTACTGCCCAGCCTGTGACAAATTATTCAAATCAGATAAAGC AATGCAAAACCATGAAAAATCCAAAAAGCACCGGGAGATGGTGGTGTTGCTAAGGCAACagctggagcaggaagaggatTCACTAGGTTTGAACGTCaacgggagggagggaggaaatgaGGATAATGacccggaggaggaggaagaggaggaggaagaaaagccAAGGCAAAA GCtgtccaaaaaacaaaagaggaaaaagaaacagaaggaaGTCGTACAC CAGAGCCctccagaggaagaggaagaggaggagaaggagaaaccTACGCAGACCACGTGTGAGGAAGACGCCCCCGATACGTCTGCGGACCCGACAGAGCCTGAGAAGGAGGATGATCCCCCTCCCACAGAAGTCAAGAG CGCTGGGAAGACGAAgggaaagaagggaggaggaaaagacaaaACGAAGAATGTCAAgtcaaacacaggaggagacgaggTCCCTGAG AAGGAAGCGAACCTTCGCTGTGGGACCTGCAACTACGAGTTCCCCACGAGAAACAAGTTGTTTGACCACCTAAAGACTAGCGGTCACGCCACCGCTCTCTCCGCAAACGCCTCACACAGTGCAACAAGCAAGAGcaaaaaagacaagaggaagaaCAGATAA
- the prlra gene encoding prolactin receptor a isoform X2, producing MMKNLSEVVLLLLLLFFSPYAQGTRYSPPEKPALTRCRSPEKETFTCWWEPGSDGGLPTTYALYYRKENSDTVYECPDYHTAGENSCFFNKNDTSIWVNYNITVVATNALGSTFSDPVDIDVVYIVKPNSPEEVVVTVMEDKGWPFLRVSWEPPNKADTRSGWITLIYELRIRLDGEDDWEMHLAGQQKMFNIFSLRSGGTYHVQVRCKPDHGFWSEWSSTFNVKVPDYFHREKSTWILITVFCAFIFLILTWLLHMNSHSLKHCILPPVPGPKIRGFDKQLLKSGKSEEIFSALVVSDFPPITSSNCEDFLVEYLEVYIPEEQELMLEESKDLHDNCLKSEGSTYDNDSGRGSCDSHTLLMDKCRRSKEEGRLTDQEESPIEAQRHQKKWNEGPLAYSHDDIVSPDTSSGRVKTWPSVFSPLPQYSSLNQMSSLEKVKQHCLSDSLFPPSSSSSYLTQPGHDNNKEALGASYWDKQHRSLHPQTQALWQIQAHSEVNISNVGRKQAPVDLQPLALRPTEYVEVQRINEEDMVLLQPVMSDCGAGCPRPRQEDDYSKVQGVNNDNMLLLQREVAGHEAERCPCEDQEMNGAMDSCVLSSIVTQKPTACIDTGTPARDDTALAVSGYVDTATIFTTY from the exons ATGATGAAGAACCTCTCAGAAGTGGtcctgctgttgttgctgctgttcttCTCGCCGTACGCACAGGGAACAC GCTACAGCCCTCCAGAGAAACCTGCTCTGACCAGATGTCGTTCTCCTGAAAAAGAGACCTTCACCTGCTGGTGGGAACCAGGATCTGACGGCGGCCTGCCCACCACCTACGCCCTGTACTATCGCAAAGAGAA CTCTGATACAGTGTACGAATGTCCCGACTACCACACAGCCGGGGAGAACTCCTGCTTCTTTAACAAGAACGACACGTCCATCTGGGTCAACTACAACATCACTGTGGTGGCCACCAACGCACTCGGCAGTACCTTCTCTGACCCCGTGGACATAGATGTGGTTTATATCG TCAAGCCGaattctccagaggaggtggtggtgacTGTGATGGAGGACAAGGGCTGGCCCTTCCTCCGGGTGTCATGGGAACCGCCAAACAAAGCGGACACCCGCTCCGGCTGGATCACTCTGATCTACGAGCTCCGCATCAGGTTGGATGGAGAAGATGATTGGGAG ATGCACCTTGCAGGACAACAGAAgatgtttaatattttcagtCTGCGGTCAGGTGGTACGTACCACGTCCAGGTGCGCTGTAAGCCCGATCACGGCTTTTGGAGTGAATGGAGTTCCACCTTCAACGTCAAAGTTCCCGACT ATTTCCATCGGGAGAAGTCAACGTGGATCCTCATCACAGTCTTTTGTgccttcatcttcctcatcctcacgTGGTTGTTACACATGAACAGCCACAG TCTGAAGCATTGTATTCTGCCACCAGTCCCTGGTCCTAAAATCAGAGGATTTGATAAACAACTTCTAAAG AGTGGCAAGTCTGAGGAGATCTTCAGTGCACTGGTGGTGTCTGATTTCCCCCCGATCACATCGTCCAACTGTGAGGATTTTCTGGTGGAGTACTTAGAGGTGTACATCCCCGAGGAGCAGGAGCTGATGCTGGAGGAAAGCAAGGATCTGCATGACAACTGCCTCAAATCTGAGGGCTCCACGTACGACAATGACTCCGGCCGGGGCAGCTGTGACAGCCACACTCTGCTGATGGATAAGTGCAGAAGGTCAAAAGAGGAAGGGAGGCTAACAGATCAGGAGGAGAGTCCGATAGAGGCACAGAGGCACCAGAAAAAGTGGAATGAGGGCCCGTTGGCCTATTCTCATGATGATATTGTTAGCCCCGACACGTCCAGTGGTCGGGTGAAGACTTGGCCTtctgtgttttcacctctgccTCAGTACAGCTCGCTGAACCAAATGAGCTCGCTTGAGAAAGTGAAACAGCACTGCCTCTCTGACAGCCTGTTCCCCCCAAGCTCCTCATCCTCCTACCTAACCCAGCCGGGCCACGACAACAATAAGGAGGCTCTAGGAGCAAGCTACTGGGACAAGCAACATCGCTCACTCCATCCCCAGACACAGGCCCTCTGGCAAATCCAGGCCCACAGTGAGGTCAACATCTCCAACGTCGGCCGCAAACAAGCACCCGTTGATCTGCAGCCGCTTGCTCTCCGGCCCACTGAGTATGTTGAAGTCCAGAGGATCAATGAGGAGGACATGGTGCTCCTGCAGCCTGTCATGTCGGACTGTGGCGCCGGCTGCCCCCGGCCCCGCCAGGAGGATGACTACAGCAAGGTGCAGGGGGTGAACAATGACAACATGCTGCTACTCCAGAGAGAGGTGGCAGGACACGAGGCGGAGAGGTGTCCTTGTGAGGACCAAGAGATGAATGGAGCGATGGATAGCTGCGTCCTGTCATCCATCGTAACCCAGAAGCCTACAGCCTGCATTGACACTGGCACGCCAGCCCGGGATGACACAGCCCTGGCAGTGAGTGGCTATGTTGACACTGCCACCATATTTACCACTTACTAG